A region from the Acyrthosiphon pisum isolate AL4f chromosome A1, pea_aphid_22Mar2018_4r6ur, whole genome shotgun sequence genome encodes:
- the LOC107883657 gene encoding uncharacterized protein LOC107883657, producing the protein MNAYDIGLCLNKQLDDENKLLFLKNTWTPMHGFIFPTVKQGNQNRCFQREWLNMFKWLAYSDVKKGGFCKYCVIFQPSGGGQGCQPLKAFVTEPFLNFKKGIELLKNHGGSKLINNIVSDKTKSIMEANRKRLTSIIKTIIFCGHNNISLRGHRDDGILDYESAITGKEGIFRSLLSFRLDSGDNILKDHFKSCGKNSTMISKTIQNEIINVLHQVITESIVKNIKKNVFFSIICDETTDVSTKEQLSFSVRTQAALMYDEDIPANSHLEIQAELELWKTKWANTENPKPQTAVETLVHSTAERSFSSLRRLKNYMRSSMTEDRLNGLAVLHIHKEIPINIDDVINIFSRQKQRRMKTEDWSKD; encoded by the exons ATGAATGCTTATGATATTGGCTTATGTCTTAATAAGCAACTTGATgacgaaaacaaattattgttcttaaaaaatacatgGACACCAATGCATGGATTTATTTTTCCAACTGTCAAACAGGGGAATCAGAATAGATGTTTTCAAAGAGAATGGTTGAACATGTTCAAGTGGCTGGCTTATAGTGATGTAAAAAAAGGCGgcttttgtaaatattgtgtcATTTTTCAACCAAGTGGTGGTGGTCAAGGTTGtcag cCATTGAAAGCTTTTGTCACTGaaccgtttttaaattttaaaaaaggcatCGAACTATTGAAAAATCATG GTGGATCaaagcttataaataatattgttagtgaTAAAACTAAATCGATAATGGAAGCTAATAGAAAACGTTTAActtcaattataaaaactataatattttgtggtcATAACAATATATCTCTCAGAGGGCACAGAGACGATGGGATACTTGACTATGAATCAGCAATAACAGGAAAAGAAGGAATTTTTAGAAGTCTTTTATCATTTCGCTTAGACTCCGGTGATAACATTTTGAAGGACCATTTTAAATCGTGTGGTAAAAATTCAACCATGATCagcaaaacaatacaaaatgaaataataaatgtactgcATCAAGTTATTACTGAGAGCAttgtcaaaaacattaaaaaaaatgtttttttttcaattatttgcgATGAAACAACAGATGTCAGTACTAAAGAACAACTATCATTTTCTGTGAG GACACAAGCGGCATTAATGTATGATGAAGATATACCAGCTAATTCTCACTTGGAAATACAAGCTGAATTAGAACTCTGGAAGACGAAATGGGCCAACACAGAAAATCCAAAGCCCCAAACTGCGGTTGAAACATTGGTACATT cAACAGCTGAAAGATCATTTTCTTCCCTAAGaagattgaaaaattacatGAGATCTTCTATGACAGAAGACAGGCTAAATGGGTTAGCAGTGCTGCATATACATAAAGAAATACCCATCAATATCGACgatgtcataaatatattttctcgaCAGAAGCAAAGGCGAATGAAAACTGAAGATTGGTCAAAAGACTAA